The Idiomarina loihiensis L2TR genomic sequence CCCGCAACGATTTAGCCCGTATTAGCGAAACTGGCACTCGCTACGTTGCCGATCTACTTCAGGTTGACCGTTATTCTCATGTGATGCATTTGGTATCACGCGTAGTAGCAAAACTACGAAACGATTGCGATGCCCTTCACGCTTACCGTGCCTGCATGAACATGGGGACTCTGGTTGGTGCGCCGAAGGTAAGCGCTGCAACGCTTATTCGTCAGGTTGAAAAGCAACGCCGCGGCAGCTACGGCGGCGCTGTTGGGTATCTGGCCGGGAATGGCGACATGGATACCTGTATTGTTATTCGCTCCGCTTTCGTTAAAAACAACCAAGCCATAGTGCAAGCCGGTGCCGGCGTGGTGCATGACTCAGACCCGACCAGCGAAGTAACCGAAACCGAAAACAAAGCTAAGGCCGTTATTCTGGCAATTCAGCAGGCTCACACTTTACCTGACCAGGAGGCGGTATAATGACTCAGTCAGCTCGTATCGTACTGATAGATAACGTCGACTCGTTCTCGTACAACCTGGTGGATGAGTTGCGCCAGTTAGGCTTTCCACTGGTCGTTTACCGTAACCAGCTGGCCGCAGCCGATGTGATCGAACAGCTGGAAAGTTACAGTGGCCCTCAATTGGTCTGCCTCTCACCCGGCCCCGGGCACCCAGCAAACGCAGGCAACTTAATGGAAGTGATCCGATACTGCGGTGGCCGCATACCCATGCTGGGTATTTGCCTCGGCTTTCAGGCGCTCATTGAACACGCCGGTGGCCGCGTGGATACCTGTGGTGAGATTGTTCATGGTAAAACCGCAAAAATAGACACCGTGCCACACCCGGTGTTTGTCAGCGCGACAGACAACAACCAATGCGTTGTGGCTCGTTACCACTCGCTTAGCGGTTATGACCTGCCCTCCACAGTGAGCATAATTGCCAGTTTGGATGGCCCTGACGGTAGTATTCCTATGGCTGCTGAATTCTTCGGTAAAGAAGAAAACAACACCAATGCCATTGGTTTTCAGTTTCACCCTGAATCGCTTCTAACGCCAAAGGGAAAACAATTACTTAGCAACAGTATTCAGTACTTATTAACAGGAGCAAAGCCATGAAAGCCCTACAAACTCTGATGTCTGGTGAGTCTCTGACACAAGATCAAACCCGTGAGTTTTTCCAGCGCTTAATTAAAGGCGAGCTCAACGACATTCAGGTATCCGCCGCACTTATCGCCATGAAAATGCGGGGCGAGACCCCAGCCGAGTTAGCCGGTGCCGCTGAAGCCATATTA encodes the following:
- a CDS encoding anthranilate synthase component II, which codes for MTQSARIVLIDNVDSFSYNLVDELRQLGFPLVVYRNQLAAADVIEQLESYSGPQLVCLSPGPGHPANAGNLMEVIRYCGGRIPMLGICLGFQALIEHAGGRVDTCGEIVHGKTAKIDTVPHPVFVSATDNNQCVVARYHSLSGYDLPSTVSIIASLDGPDGSIPMAAEFFGKEENNTNAIGFQFHPESLLTPKGKQLLSNSIQYLLTGAKP